From Candidatus Amoebophilus asiaticus 5a2, the proteins below share one genomic window:
- a CDS encoding DUF2795 domain-containing protein — protein MYWTLELASYLDDAPWPATKEQLIDFADRIGAPIEVIENLEELEDDDHPYDSIEEIWPEYPTKEDFLFNEDEY, from the coding sequence ATGTATTGGACACTTGAATTAGCATCTTACTTAGATGATGCACCATGGCCAGCTACCAAGGAGCAATTAATAGATTTTGCAGACCGTATAGGAGCACCTATAGAGGTTATAGAAAATCTAGAAGAGTTAGAGGATGACGACCATCCTTATGACAGTATAGAAGAAATATGGCCAGAATACCCAACAAAAGAAGACTTCCTATTTAATGAGGATGAGTATTAG
- a CDS encoding ATP-binding protein has product MQLLSSWEKKCTVTIIILTILFFRVSGHVHAFTAINLIAFNPCHIITCNIETDKEVKFSSVSAKRTATITSKTAKKRSHRLDPFKKEQGKELLRASTQMGLGVVLIGSIGYLIGGTQAISASTFMGPLISGMLTKPLGNIGNKLCTLFTPYLASPALRRAMDYKSRYERRRHKLTKSMRVFLHTTISKYTNLVENWNYELKECEKGIEEILEFPLVPKPINPQLAPITEFIKNYPEEVRINIGDFTITAITDSKFEKLEKKAVPLMFVGPPGTGKTYLARQIGNLLGLPVQIIDVAKYKSVNGHSFWSSNSEPGIIVDVLLGGKTKKGNFSNKILVLDEIDKALARDENGRFLHEAGPEVMSLLHALLETQETTARLHRYDGATYDISHLKIILVGNRTFTEVLGKESAAALDSRVNLVKFNSFTDDQKLAIAREHIKKVCLAHSILYEQVDQKVVEEIIKTDTKVGNQGVRVMLKVIDQYLRILEKGTLIGEVAGLPAVTFDITKAYVKEQAE; this is encoded by the coding sequence ATGCAGTTGCTTTCTTCTTGGGAAAAAAAGTGTACAGTTACAATTATAATACTTACAATTCTCTTTTTTCGTGTATCTGGACACGTGCATGCTTTCACAGCAATTAATTTAATTGCTTTTAACCCTTGTCATATTATTACCTGTAATATTGAAACAGATAAAGAAGTAAAATTTTCTTCAGTATCAGCAAAGCGTACTGCGACTATAACATCAAAAACTGCTAAAAAGAGAAGTCATAGGCTAGATCCTTTTAAAAAAGAGCAAGGAAAAGAGCTTTTACGAGCCAGTACACAAATGGGATTAGGTGTTGTGCTAATAGGTAGCATAGGGTATCTAATTGGGGGCACACAAGCAATCAGTGCTTCTACTTTTATGGGGCCTCTTATAAGTGGTATGTTAACTAAGCCACTCGGCAATATCGGCAACAAACTATGTACACTGTTTACCCCTTACCTGGCTAGTCCTGCTTTAAGGAGAGCTATGGATTATAAAAGCCGCTATGAAAGACGTAGGCATAAATTGACCAAGAGCATGAGAGTCTTTCTTCATACTACGATTAGCAAGTACACCAATCTAGTAGAAAATTGGAACTATGAACTTAAAGAATGTGAAAAAGGAATTGAAGAGATATTAGAATTTCCATTAGTTCCCAAACCTATTAATCCACAGCTAGCACCAATTACAGAGTTTATTAAAAATTATCCAGAAGAGGTACGTATCAATATTGGAGACTTTACAATTACTGCAATTACAGATTCAAAATTTGAAAAGTTGGAAAAGAAAGCTGTGCCTTTAATGTTTGTAGGACCTCCAGGGACTGGTAAAACTTATCTAGCTAGACAAATAGGCAATTTGCTAGGGTTGCCTGTACAAATTATAGATGTTGCTAAGTATAAGTCGGTAAATGGACACAGTTTTTGGTCTAGCAACTCAGAACCAGGCATTATCGTAGATGTTTTATTAGGAGGTAAAACTAAGAAAGGTAATTTCTCTAATAAAATTCTTGTGCTAGACGAAATTGATAAAGCTTTAGCAAGGGATGAAAACGGTAGGTTTTTACATGAAGCAGGGCCAGAAGTTATGAGCCTTTTACATGCTCTTTTGGAAACTCAAGAAACTACCGCAAGGCTCCACCGATATGATGGTGCTACCTATGATATTTCTCATTTGAAAATTATCTTAGTGGGTAATCGTACCTTTACTGAAGTGCTAGGCAAAGAAAGTGCTGCTGCACTTGATTCTCGTGTAAATTTAGTAAAATTTAATAGCTTTACAGACGACCAAAAATTAGCTATTGCTAGGGAACATATCAAAAAGGTATGTTTGGCTCATTCAATACTATATGAACAGGTAGACCAAAAGGTTGTAGAAGAAATTATAAAAACTGATACTAAGGTAGGTAATCAAGGAGTAAGAGTTATGTTAAAGGTGATTGATCAGTATTTAAGGATTCTTGAAAAAGGTACTTTGATTGGAGAGGTGGCTGGATTACCTGCTGTAACATTTGATATTACCAAAGCGTATGTTAAGGAGCAAGCAGAGTAA
- a CDS encoding IS1-like element ISCaa4 family transposase (programmed frameshift): MNCPRCNNTQSCKDGIVRGRQRYQCKSCRFPYTVSHKSDVKPVSTKRKALQLYLEGLGFRAIGRILNISYGTVYQWVKACGDQVSLPERQDQVDIVEMDEIHTYVGFKKVYCWIWIAVDRLSKRFISYVCGDRSTQTGLKLWERVKDIGKLYCSDYWKSYQQFIPKDKHRQSKSETYTVEGYNSLMRHYLARFKRKGKCYSKQVHMIEKSLNLLMAKLNNQLPILI; the protein is encoded by the exons ATGAATTGTCCTCGATGTAATAATACTCAAAGCTGTAAAGATGGAATTGTTAGAGGTAGACAGCGCTACCAGTGTAAAAGTTGCCGTTTCCCTTACACAGTTAGTCACAAATCAGATGTTAAACCTGTATCTACTAAGCGAAAAGCGTTGCAATTATACTTAGAAGGATTAGGATTTCGAGCTATAGGCCGTATACTCAACATAAGCTATGGAACAGTCTATCAATGGGTAAAAGCATGTGGAGATCAAGTAAGTTTACCAGAAAGACAAGATCAAGTAGATATAGTCGAGATGGATGAAATACACACATATGTGGGTT TCAAAAAAGTCTACTGCTGGATATGGATAGCTGTTGATAGATTGAGCAAGCGTTTTATATCATATGTGTGTGGAGATCGCTCGACACAAACCGGATTGAAGTTATGGGAGCGCGTCAAGGATATAGGCAAGCTGTATTGTAGTGATTATTGGAAAAGCTACCAGCAGTTTATTCCAAAAGATAAACACCGACAAAGCAAATCAGAAACTTATACAGTGGAAGGATATAATAGCTTAATGAGGCACTATTTAGCAAGATTTAAGCGTAAAGGAAAATGCTATAGCAAACAGGTGCACATGATAGAAAAATCGCTCAACCTGCTAATGGCCAAGCTAAATAATCAGCTGCCTATCTTAATTTAA
- a CDS encoding GNAT family N-acetyltransferase, protein MSIYNLQEIVTPRIILRPVQVGDEIALNAAVNRSLESLQKWMPWAKNSSLAATQNFVHASAIGWKNKTGNSFPMAVIYKETQQIIGTSGFNEDSIIAAGIYTIGYWLDIAFQGQGLVTEFVNGLTRYALDGLKAKAVHIQIDTANHKSIAVANRLGFISTLPTDQEQASNTILFKRVNTCLLPPMHVTWHK, encoded by the coding sequence GTGAGTATTTATAACCTACAAGAAATAGTAACACCCCGCATTATTCTTAGACCCGTGCAAGTTGGAGATGAGATAGCCCTTAATGCAGCTGTTAATCGATCTTTAGAATCTTTACAGAAATGGATGCCTTGGGCAAAAAATTCTAGCTTAGCTGCAACACAAAATTTTGTTCATGCAAGTGCAATTGGCTGGAAAAATAAAACAGGAAATAGTTTTCCAATGGCTGTAATTTATAAAGAAACACAGCAAATTATAGGGACATCAGGTTTTAATGAAGATAGCATAATTGCTGCAGGCATTTATACTATTGGCTATTGGCTCGATATAGCTTTCCAAGGACAAGGGCTGGTTACAGAATTTGTAAATGGATTAACACGTTATGCATTAGATGGTCTAAAGGCAAAAGCTGTGCATATTCAAATTGACACAGCTAATCATAAAAGCATAGCAGTTGCTAATAGATTGGGATTTATATCTACCTTGCCCACCGATCAAGAACAAGCAAGTAACACTATTTTATTTAAGCGTGTTAATACTTGCCTGTTACCACCTATGCATGTAACCTGGCATAAGTAA
- a CDS encoding IS982-like element ISCaa5 family transposase, which produces MIEKSIAIYSFIDTLLKYLHHQEDKKRKLSDAEVLTTAIISALYFGGHLDKARSFMHSTKLIPNMLDKSRYNRRLHAIGEEITSLFLEIGTLIKQVATCKDFVLDSFPVPVCDNIRISRCKLLQSEAYRGYKASMRRYFYGIKVQLITTDCGIPVEFSIVAGSQADVKGLHQLPFSMPAGSALYADSAYTNYHLEDMLADDRIKLYSQRKSNAHRKDTPSLAYLKERMRKVIETSISGIKGLFLRKIHAVTFQGFLIKILLFLLAFQINKAFLN; this is translated from the coding sequence ATGATTGAAAAATCAATAGCAATATACTCATTTATTGATACTTTACTCAAGTATTTACATCATCAAGAAGATAAAAAAAGGAAGTTGTCGGATGCAGAAGTACTCACAACAGCTATCATCTCAGCCTTATACTTTGGCGGACATCTTGACAAAGCTCGATCGTTTATGCATTCCACTAAGCTTATCCCTAACATGCTCGATAAAAGTAGGTACAATCGCCGCTTGCATGCTATAGGAGAAGAGATAACTTCGCTCTTTTTAGAAATAGGCACTTTAATCAAGCAAGTAGCCACTTGTAAGGACTTTGTATTGGATTCATTTCCTGTGCCTGTGTGCGATAACATACGTATTAGCAGATGTAAACTATTACAAAGTGAAGCTTACAGAGGCTACAAAGCCTCTATGCGCCGTTACTTTTATGGCATTAAAGTGCAGCTTATTACTACTGATTGTGGTATTCCGGTCGAATTCTCAATAGTAGCTGGCAGCCAAGCGGATGTAAAAGGATTGCACCAACTGCCCTTTTCTATGCCTGCTGGTAGTGCACTTTATGCTGACTCGGCTTATACTAACTACCATCTAGAAGATATGTTGGCTGATGATAGGATTAAGCTTTATTCTCAGCGTAAATCTAATGCTCATCGAAAGGATACGCCTTCTCTGGCTTATCTCAAAGAGCGCATGCGAAAAGTGATAGAGACCAGCATTAGTGGCATTAAAGGCCTTTTCTTAAGGAAGATTCATGCTGTTACCTTCCAAGGCTTTCTGATCAAAATACTCTTGTTCTTGCTAGCTTTTCAAATCAACAAAGCTTTTCTTAACTAG
- the fbp gene encoding class 1 fructose-bisphosphatase produces MPESQDIISQSIPSLTQFLGEEQARFPNIPTAIPIIIQAMATSARFISKAVVQSMIDKDVSFTESLNCSGDTQQKLDIVAQSFFLEALEATHEVCAVISEEADSVVPLRNKNARYIVALDPLDGSSNINVNSPIGTLFSIYQRISPSETPIQDADVLIPGKQQLAAGYMLYSTVNTLVYATIYGVHGFTYDPTVNQFFLTHPALRMPENGITYAINHSYLHTFPHYIQNYIAYCRRQELTSRYTGALVADFHRHLLEGGIYLYPPTYKRPKGKLRLMFECNVLAFIAEQAGGLATDGKQPILNIIPRHIHQCVPFYIGSKTMVKNLLNCVG; encoded by the coding sequence ATGCCAGAAAGTCAGGATATTATTTCTCAATCTATTCCTTCGTTAACTCAATTTCTTGGAGAGGAGCAGGCACGTTTTCCTAATATACCTACTGCTATCCCTATCATTATTCAGGCTATGGCAACATCTGCTAGGTTTATAAGCAAAGCAGTAGTGCAAAGTATGATAGATAAAGATGTTTCTTTTACAGAAAGCCTTAATTGCTCTGGCGATACCCAGCAAAAATTAGATATTGTAGCACAAAGCTTTTTTTTAGAAGCCTTGGAAGCTACCCACGAGGTTTGCGCAGTTATTTCAGAGGAAGCAGATTCTGTTGTGCCTTTAAGAAATAAGAATGCTAGGTATATAGTAGCATTAGATCCATTAGATGGGTCATCTAACATTAATGTTAATTCGCCCATAGGTACACTTTTTTCAATTTACCAACGGATTTCTCCGTCAGAAACCCCTATACAAGATGCAGATGTATTAATACCTGGAAAGCAGCAGCTTGCAGCTGGTTATATGCTATATAGCACAGTTAATACGCTGGTTTACGCAACTATATATGGCGTACATGGATTTACTTATGATCCTACGGTGAATCAATTCTTTTTAACACATCCTGCTCTACGCATGCCAGAAAATGGCATCACTTATGCTATTAATCATAGCTATTTGCATACTTTTCCACATTATATACAAAATTATATTGCGTATTGTAGGCGCCAAGAACTTACAAGTAGGTATACAGGTGCTTTAGTAGCTGATTTCCATAGACATTTATTAGAGGGAGGCATTTATTTATATCCGCCTACTTACAAACGGCCTAAGGGGAAGCTTCGTTTAATGTTTGAGTGTAATGTATTGGCTTTTATAGCAGAGCAGGCAGGTGGGTTGGCTACTGACGGTAAGCAACCTATTTTAAATATCATACCTCGTCATATTCACCAATGCGTGCCCTTTTATATAGGGTCAAAGACAATGGTTAAAAATTTGTTGAATTGCGTGGGATAA
- a CDS encoding FtsX-like permease family protein encodes MHTAFFIAKRYFSTKSKGNLIYRMSLIACLSVALGTMALLVVLSIFNGLEGVVRRLFYAFDPDIKIELKQGKYFSISPELIHKIESVSEVTKVVEVIEENVLFTYHGHQLVAKLKGVSRNFVQDCPLATHIIQGKLELEQDGHNFALVGAGIQYALSIRLNNIFEELQVFYPKNNKLSALTAQNLYQTGWIKPGAIFAIEKHFDENYVIVPLNFATNLLGNSDKRTALEVQVMQGSSIAKVQKALQTFLPQEFKVLNRDEQQMTLMQTIRIERMLVFMTFAFIVIVASLNIFFILSMLVLAKRPDIAILYSLGATSRTIRNIFLLNGLLIGLSGALAGMLLAWFLTWLQQKFGIISMGMQTSLIEAYPVKRQISDFIYVGIGVFLTTLVASYRPALLASRINIREHL; translated from the coding sequence ATGCATACTGCTTTTTTTATTGCAAAGCGCTATTTTTCAACCAAATCTAAAGGTAATTTGATTTACCGTATGAGCCTTATTGCTTGCTTAAGCGTTGCACTAGGTACCATGGCTTTATTAGTAGTCCTATCAATATTTAACGGGTTAGAAGGGGTAGTTAGAAGGCTATTTTATGCATTTGATCCTGATATTAAAATAGAGTTAAAGCAAGGCAAGTATTTCTCTATATCTCCTGAATTGATACACAAAATTGAATCTGTATCTGAAGTAACCAAAGTAGTAGAAGTTATAGAAGAAAATGTCCTATTTACTTATCATGGACACCAGTTGGTAGCTAAACTAAAAGGCGTATCAAGAAACTTTGTACAAGATTGCCCATTAGCTACACACATTATACAAGGCAAGCTTGAGCTAGAGCAAGACGGCCATAACTTTGCATTAGTAGGTGCTGGCATACAATATGCCCTCTCTATTCGATTAAATAATATATTTGAAGAGCTGCAAGTATTTTATCCTAAAAACAATAAGCTAAGTGCACTTACAGCACAAAATCTTTATCAGACAGGGTGGATTAAACCTGGTGCAATCTTTGCTATTGAAAAGCATTTTGATGAAAACTATGTAATTGTACCATTGAATTTTGCTACAAACTTACTGGGAAATAGTGACAAACGAACTGCCCTTGAAGTACAAGTAATGCAAGGAAGTTCTATAGCAAAAGTACAAAAAGCACTTCAAACATTTCTACCTCAAGAATTTAAGGTACTTAATAGGGATGAGCAGCAAATGACACTTATGCAAACCATACGTATTGAAAGGATGCTGGTATTTATGACTTTTGCATTTATTGTGATTGTTGCTTCGCTTAATATATTCTTTATTTTATCTATGTTAGTACTAGCCAAGCGACCAGACATAGCTATTTTATATTCCTTAGGTGCTACTTCAAGAACTATAAGAAATATATTCTTATTGAATGGATTACTCATTGGGCTAAGTGGTGCTCTAGCAGGCATGCTACTAGCATGGTTTTTGACTTGGCTTCAACAAAAATTTGGGATTATATCTATGGGTATGCAAACTAGCTTGATTGAAGCCTATCCTGTTAAAAGACAAATTAGTGATTTTATATACGTAGGTATAGGTGTATTCCTAACGACTTTAGTGGCTAGCTATAGACCTGCCCTACTAGCTAGCAGAATTAATATAAGGGAACATTTATAA
- a CDS encoding aspartate kinase — protein MEIFKFGGASLQNPVAIRQLAKIINKYSGQSLVIVVSAMGKITQSLEKILEQYLHNQAYESAIEEVYLFHKNIIQALLEDTCSPLETALQTWRQQLIQDLTTTNLPEELEKLYSKVVAWGEILSSKIVYHYLIHVGIHLTWVDARQYIKTKPGFINAQLDEPYTKALVQNKLKPMLAQGKFILTQGFIGSDQSGETTTLGKEGSDFTGAILAAALEASSLTIWKDVPGIMNADPKVFKNTTQFQELSYETMAKMSFYGAQVVHPKTIYPLAAQDIPLYIRPFYNHQAVGTIVNSKVQAPIDIPIYILRKEQVLIKVSVGDFIFFEEKHLSMLCEELDKLALRINFLEKTPYDVSICLNNESIKIDKILAILQNGFNIAIQTPVQILTVIGQIQPADLNFLQEKNILTKQYNSSVYQVVFLVNGTDLY, from the coding sequence ATGGAAATTTTTAAATTTGGAGGAGCGTCTCTTCAAAATCCTGTAGCAATCAGGCAACTTGCTAAAATTATTAACAAATATAGCGGCCAATCATTAGTAATAGTTGTTTCGGCTATGGGTAAAATAACCCAGTCATTAGAAAAAATTTTAGAACAATACTTACATAACCAAGCATATGAATCAGCGATTGAAGAAGTATATCTGTTTCATAAAAATATCATCCAAGCTTTATTAGAAGATACATGTTCGCCGTTAGAAACAGCATTACAAACTTGGAGACAACAGCTCATTCAAGACCTAACCACTACCAATTTACCAGAAGAATTAGAAAAATTGTATAGTAAAGTAGTAGCCTGGGGAGAGATCTTATCATCTAAAATTGTCTACCACTACTTAATCCATGTGGGCATACACCTTACTTGGGTAGATGCAAGGCAATACATTAAAACTAAACCTGGGTTTATCAATGCACAACTTGACGAACCTTATACTAAGGCTTTAGTACAAAATAAATTAAAGCCTATGCTAGCACAAGGTAAATTTATATTAACACAAGGGTTTATTGGCAGTGATCAAAGCGGGGAAACAACCACCTTAGGTAAAGAGGGTTCAGATTTTACAGGAGCCATTCTAGCAGCAGCCTTAGAAGCAAGTTCTTTAACTATATGGAAAGATGTACCAGGAATTATGAATGCAGATCCTAAGGTATTTAAAAATACTACTCAATTCCAGGAGCTTTCCTATGAAACTATGGCTAAAATGTCTTTCTATGGAGCACAGGTAGTACATCCTAAAACTATTTACCCACTTGCTGCACAAGACATTCCTTTATATATAAGACCGTTTTATAATCATCAGGCTGTAGGCACTATTGTCAATAGTAAAGTACAAGCACCAATAGATATACCTATTTATATACTTAGAAAAGAGCAGGTGCTTATAAAAGTTAGTGTAGGAGATTTTATCTTTTTTGAAGAAAAGCATTTAAGCATGCTTTGTGAAGAGTTGGATAAATTAGCTTTACGCATCAATTTTTTAGAAAAGACCCCATATGATGTGTCTATTTGTCTAAACAATGAGTCTATTAAAATAGACAAAATTCTTGCCATCTTGCAGAATGGATTTAACATAGCTATACAAACACCTGTACAAATCTTAACCGTTATAGGTCAAATCCAACCAGCTGACTTGAATTTCCTTCAAGAAAAAAATATCTTAACTAAACAATATAATTCATCTGTTTACCAAGTAGTCTTCTTGGTAAATGGGACAGACCTTTATTGA
- a CDS encoding U-box domain-containing protein gives MYVNNNKKLVAQLLLAAFILESCHSNIPVITEPKTRTKTKSLILSHSPAPILLYTSTKVIDDKNGGTNQDLYMPMQPTAQQAYAQPLNTSNTNRATNLEKVTSNTLEHWQILPIKQKAPDTRRVNNSRQLNANHTMISRLINQVCIANGGYQVAFQKKENSRLQAIVEDKYTTGSTRQILPVYIQPGINYSEIAIKNPIWQKLCIHIIKGCVYVGHIGLLGGDEDKISHTKKESEHKIEQIQAFIGEAAKNAEKAKSKDIVLVLGNTGVGKSTAVNYLLGTKIKFDTNDEGDRIAVTRNPQEERAKIGRNNFESETFFPDVYYNSAAASYVYCDTPGFNDTRTEEEQLNATIATQLIISCAEAVRAIIVVIDIQDLTTGKGKGMRELSLTLSRLLKSDIAPNSILFVFNDKNGSEINLDNIHKKIESLKKTEIAKLEKLQKSIETGGKAMLKEYKRLQQTLPLLEILSSSKDNTFKINLFDDFKSKQCIEKLIQNTQSTPKDKFNFSDYDEVRAKFNKQLAGVLDNITCKLCEFVNAHKDIDLLNNTMESCNERIVFYKDQLRPLNLQQKIQEEGQIPILEKKIKNYEENIEVLTRKRQPPRVKVNSLENEKADLEKDREILYKETRIIYCNEFVYNGPPFTRVKILEGKIPGTGLPAFEPRLRSEFIDKKNGIYRANLAIFSPYAHPGIRKMESYFAGTHKVLIYIQARNHPDNRARIQQIERILAEEGEKIAAFNREIMDLESSRDITLKLLETYKSNIQKQKKQLEDKRKSLEVNLGRIQRENQKAIAQKDKQEKIRQEAEKYLTERGTTIAAIYNLIAHGITSNEVNEIEKFKEYYQHYQSILDQGPNYIASLHKIDYPDHLICPLTQELFLDPVVTPCGHSFSHQELLKWLNTQKSCPNCREPVNPKRLCPNVSLRQVIEKLLSSREDKN, from the coding sequence ATGTACGTTAATAATAACAAGAAATTAGTTGCTCAATTATTGTTGGCTGCATTTATTTTAGAAAGTTGCCATAGTAACATACCTGTTATAACTGAGCCAAAAACACGAACCAAAACAAAATCACTAATTCTTTCTCATAGCCCTGCTCCTATATTATTATATACTAGTACTAAAGTAATAGATGATAAAAATGGGGGTACTAACCAGGATTTATACATGCCTATGCAACCAACTGCACAGCAAGCATATGCTCAACCTCTCAATACCAGCAACACAAATAGAGCAACTAACCTAGAAAAAGTCACTTCAAATACACTAGAACATTGGCAAATCTTACCAATAAAGCAGAAAGCTCCAGATACAAGAAGAGTCAATAATAGCAGACAGTTAAATGCTAATCATACCATGATTAGTAGACTAATAAACCAGGTATGTATAGCAAACGGAGGTTACCAAGTAGCGTTTCAGAAGAAGGAGAACAGTCGCTTGCAAGCAATAGTAGAAGACAAATATACTACAGGTTCTACAAGACAAATATTACCTGTATACATACAGCCAGGTATCAATTATTCAGAAATAGCCATTAAAAACCCAATTTGGCAAAAACTATGTATACACATTATAAAAGGATGTGTTTATGTAGGACATATAGGTCTACTAGGTGGAGACGAGGATAAAATTTCACACACAAAAAAAGAGAGCGAACACAAAATAGAACAAATACAAGCATTCATTGGCGAAGCTGCAAAAAATGCAGAAAAAGCAAAAAGCAAAGATATTGTTTTAGTACTCGGAAATACAGGAGTTGGAAAAAGTACTGCTGTTAATTACCTTCTAGGAACCAAGATAAAATTCGATACCAATGACGAAGGGGATCGAATTGCAGTTACAAGAAACCCACAAGAAGAAAGGGCAAAAATAGGGCGAAATAACTTTGAATCAGAAACTTTTTTCCCAGATGTCTACTACAATAGTGCTGCTGCTTCCTATGTATATTGTGATACACCTGGATTCAATGATACACGCACTGAAGAAGAACAGCTTAATGCTACCATTGCTACACAACTCATCATTAGTTGTGCAGAAGCTGTACGTGCCATCATTGTAGTTATTGACATACAAGATTTAACAACTGGTAAAGGAAAAGGAATGCGGGAGCTTAGCTTAACACTGAGCCGGTTGCTAAAAAGTGATATAGCACCTAATTCCATTTTATTTGTTTTTAATGACAAGAACGGTTCTGAAATAAACTTAGATAACATACATAAGAAAATAGAGAGTTTGAAAAAAACTGAAATTGCAAAGCTAGAAAAGTTACAAAAGTCAATCGAAACTGGTGGTAAAGCTATGCTTAAAGAATATAAACGTCTTCAGCAAACCCTACCTCTGCTGGAAATACTAAGCTCTAGTAAAGATAATACTTTTAAAATTAACCTTTTTGACGATTTTAAAAGCAAGCAGTGTATAGAAAAATTAATACAAAATACACAGTCTACACCTAAAGATAAATTTAACTTTTCTGACTATGATGAAGTACGTGCCAAATTTAATAAGCAACTAGCTGGAGTACTAGATAACATAACATGCAAGCTTTGTGAATTTGTAAATGCACATAAGGACATAGATTTACTTAACAATACAATGGAATCTTGTAACGAGCGCATAGTATTTTATAAGGATCAACTCAGGCCTCTTAATCTTCAACAAAAAATACAAGAAGAAGGGCAAATACCAATCCTTGAGAAAAAGATAAAAAACTACGAAGAAAATATTGAAGTATTAACAAGAAAAAGGCAGCCACCTAGGGTTAAAGTTAATAGCTTAGAAAATGAAAAAGCTGATTTAGAGAAAGATAGAGAAATTTTATACAAAGAAACTCGTATAATTTATTGTAATGAGTTTGTATATAATGGTCCCCCTTTCACTAGAGTAAAAATACTAGAAGGAAAGATCCCCGGAACAGGTCTACCTGCTTTTGAGCCACGTTTAAGAAGTGAATTTATAGATAAGAAAAATGGGATATATAGAGCAAATCTTGCAATCTTTTCTCCTTACGCACACCCAGGCATTAGAAAAATGGAATCATATTTTGCTGGTACTCATAAAGTTCTAATTTATATTCAAGCCAGAAACCACCCTGATAATAGAGCACGTATCCAACAGATTGAAAGAATATTAGCAGAAGAAGGGGAAAAAATAGCAGCATTTAACAGGGAAATAATGGATTTAGAGAGTTCTCGTGATATAACACTAAAATTATTGGAAACTTATAAGTCTAATATACAAAAACAAAAGAAACAACTTGAGGATAAGAGAAAATCCCTAGAGGTAAATCTTGGCAGAATACAACGTGAAAATCAAAAAGCAATAGCGCAAAAGGATAAGCAAGAGAAGATAAGGCAAGAAGCAGAAAAATATTTGACTGAAAGAGGAACTACGATAGCTGCTATTTATAATCTAATTGCACATGGCATAACCAGCAATGAAGTTAATGAAATAGAAAAATTTAAAGAATATTACCAACATTACCAATCTATTTTAGATCAAGGCCCTAACTATATAGCTTCATTACATAAAATAGATTATCCAGATCATTTAATCTGTCCACTAACACAAGAACTATTCTTAGACCCTGTTGTTACGCCATGTGGACACAGTTTTAGCCATCAGGAATTACTAAAATGGCTAAATACACAAAAAAGTTGCCCAAACTGCAGAGAGCCTGTAAACCCCAAAAGGTTATGCCCAAATGTAAGCTTAAGACAAGTCATAGAAAAATTACTAAGTAGTAGAGAAGATAAAAACTAA